GAGTACGCCCACACCCGCCAGTTCAAAACCAAGTCGGCCTCGGCGCAAGAGGCCCACGAAGCCATCCGGCCCACCGACTTTGCCCTGACTAAAGCTGGCGCCGATTCCCAGGAGCAGCGCCTGTATGACCTGATTCGCAAGCGGGCTTTGGCTTCGCAGATGGCCGACGCCGTAGTGGAGCGCACCGTGGCTACCATCAGCATCAGCACCCAGCCTGGCACCACGCTCACGGCTACCGGCGAGGTCATCACCTTCGAGGGCTTCCTGAAAGCCTACGCCGAAAGCAAGGACGAGGACGAGCAAGACGAAGCCGCCGAGTCGTCGTTTTCGCGGGGGCTGCCGCCGCTGACGGTGGGCCAGGCGCTGCCCTTGCAGCAGCTGCGCGCCACCGAACGGTATGCCCAGCCGCCGGCTCGCTATACCGAAGCGTCCTTGGTAAAGAAGCTGGAAGAAATGGGCATCGGCCGGCCTTCGACGTACGCGCCCACCATCAGCACCATTCAGAAACGGGGCTACGTGGAGAAAGATTCGCGGGAAGGCAAGGAGCGGAAGTTTCACGTGCTGACGCTGGACGGCAACCAGGTGAAAACCGAGGTAAAAACCGAAACCTTCGGGGCCGACAAAGCCAAGCTGTTTCCCACGGACACGGCCATGGTGGTCAACGACTTCCTGGTGGAGCACTTCCCGGTGATTGTGGACTATCAGTTCACAGCCAAGGTGGAAGATGAGTTTGACCGGATTGCTGATGGCCTGGAAGAGTGGACCGATATGCTGGCCGGCTTCTACGGCACCTTCCACGAAACCGTGGAGCGCGGCCAGGATATTGAGCGCAGCACCCTGGGCTCGACCCGCGTAATTGGGGAGCACCCCGAAACTGCCCAGAAGATTACCGCCCGCCTGGGCCGCTTCGGGCCGTACGTGCAGATTGAGCCGCGGGAGGGCTCCGACGAAAAGGCCGTGTACGCCAGCCTGCGCAAGGGGCAGTTTATCGAAAATATAACTCTCGACGAAGCCCTGGACCTGTTTAAGCTGCCGCGCATCGTGGGCCAGTATGAGGACCAGGACATGACGGCCGCCCTGGGCCGGTTCGGCCCCTACATCCGCCACGACGGCAAGTTCTACTCCCTAACCAAGGAGCAAGACCCGCACACCATCACCGCCCAGGAGGCTATTGACCTGATTGAAGCCAAGCGCAAAGCCGATGCCGAGCGCCTCATCAAGGAGTTCCCGGAGCGTCCCGACGTGCAAGTGCTTAACGGGCGGTTCGGGCCCTACATCGTGGTGGGCAAGAAGAACGTGAAGATTCCGAAGGGCGAGGAGCCGGCCGGCCTCACCCTGGAACGCTGCCTGGAGCTGGCCGAAGCCACGCCCGACAAGCCAGCCAAAGGGGGCCGCTTTGTTAAGAAAGCCGCTCCCGCAGCTGAGGAGAAGGCCGACACGCCCGCCAAGAAGCCTGCGGCGGCCAAAGCCAAAAAGCCCGCCGCGAAAAAAGCCGCCGGCACTACGGCCAAGAAAGCCAGTAGCAAAGCCAAGTAACCATTAACCGGCCCGCTGAATGATTCGGCGGGCCGGTTCGTTTATCTCGCTGTCATAGAAACGATTAAGACTTAATTATTGGTCGTTGTGAAGCACGTGTCGATTCACCGGACCGCCTGACCTTTATGGCCGCCAATCTGCTGGGCATCTCATTCTCCTGGCCGGTCGCTTCACTGCTCCTGTTTTCTGTTAACCAGAAGACGTACTTACCCAGCAATTAACTAGCTTTAGTTTTTAAGCTCACATTCAGCAACTTGCACGTAGCAGCACCCATGGCCAGGCTGCCCTGCCAGAACGCCCGGTTCAGGCGCAGTAGTTGCCAAGCTTGTAGCTGCCGGGCATGCGCAAGTCTGCACCCTGGGCGCTACTGAGCGTGGCGCGGTGCCCAGCCCGGCCGATTAAGGGGTTGTCTCGTCCCCTGTACTACGAGCGGAATAGCGTATTCACTTACCTGACCTCTTCCGCTATGCTTCCTTATCGGCCGCTGGGTTTTGCGCAATCTGTGCTGTATTTTGGGGTGTCGGCCTTGCTGTTTCGGTTGTCGGTTTACCTGCTCCTCCCCTTTTTGCTGGCGTCGGGTGTTGCCGCATTTACCTCGTTTCTGATCAGCTACAGCGTACCGCTTTCAGCGTTCATCCTCGCCACTGTGGGGCTGGTAGCCCAGGAAAAGAACCTCCCGCACTGGCGGGCCAGGCTCCGCTTCTCCCCGCTCACGGGCCGTCAGGTGCTGCTGTGTCTGGGTCTGTTTGTGCTTAGCTTCCTGCTGACCGGCCTGCTGCTGCCCACGGCCAGGTATCTGGCTGCCATTCCTCAGCTGGCGCCGCCCGATTTTCTGCCTGATCTGCTGAACCCCAATGCCGCCGCACCGGGCGGGGCCCCGACAACTTTTATGGGCGTGACGCTAAAGGGAGCGTACTGGGTAATTCCCGTTTACTTCATCTTCCTGACTTTCTTTAATATTCTGGGGGAAGAAATCTGGTTTCGCGGCTACCTGCTGCCGCGTCAGGAGCTGGTGTGGGGCGGGCGCACCTGGCTGTACCACGGCATTTTCTGGTGCCTGTTTCACACCCCTATCTATCCCTGGACCATTGTGTACCTGCTACCTACTACGCTGGCCGTCAGCTATGCCGCGCAACGTTTCAGGAACACCTGGGCCGGATTTCTGATTCATTACGCCGGTAACGGTGTTCTGGCGCTTATTCCGATTATTCTGGGTGTGCTGCGGTGATAAGTCAGCCGTCTACTGTCTTTAGCTTCTCTGTACACTTTACTTCATTCTAGCCGGCCTACCGGCCTTGATGTCAGCAGCCTCATGCTACAGCTTATAGAGCCTAGTTTCCTGAGTTACCGGCTGGGTTTGCCCGATGTCCTGCTGACCACTACTGCGCGGCACACCACCTGCCGCTGCACATGCTAAACGGCAAAGCACTTCTGCTATATTTCGGACTTACACCTATACGGGCCTGTGTAGCACGGGCTTTTCCAGGTCACGTATGCTAGTCCGTATTTTGGCTATAGCCATGCTAGGTAGCTGCCCGCTACTGGATAAGCCACGCAGGCCAACTGCCGCGTTCTTCCCTGCTCTGGCCGATTCGCTACAGACACCGGCAGCCGCGCCCACTCAATATGCGTGGCTGGCGCCTGGCCGCTACGCGGCCCGCAACAGTCTGGCCGCCCGGTTTCCGGCGCCGGCCGGCTACCAGCGGACCGCGGTGGCGCCGGGCTCCTTTGGGCACTGGCTACGCCACCTGCCGCTGCTGCCGCCAGGTACACCGGTGCGCCTCTACAATGGCCAGCTGAAAAGCCGCCAGGATGTGCACGCCGCCGTGCTCGACCTCGATGTAGGCCAGCAGGACTTGCAGCAGTGTGCCGATGCCGTGATTCGGCTGCGGGCCGAGTATCTGTTCAGCCAGGACCCCGCCCGCATCCACTTCCAGCTCACCAGCGGCCACGACATTGCCTTCCCGCAGTGGTGCGCCGGCACGGGTTTCCGGGTGGTGGGCGCCGATGATGTGCAACCAGCTTCCAAAGTCGCCGAAGCCCCCACGCACGCAGCGCTGCGCCGCTACCTGGTCCAGATTTTCAGCTACGCCGGCACCCGCTCCCTGGCCCGTGAGCTACAACCGGTGCCCCTGGCCCAGGTGCAGCCCGGCGACGTACTCATTCAGGCTGGTTCGCCGGGGCACGCCGTGCTGGTGCTCGACGTGGCCGTGCAGCCCACTACCGGCCAGCGCGTGGCCTTGCTGGCCCAGAGCTACATGCCGGCTCAGCAAGTGCACGTGCTCAAGGCTGGTCCCCAGCCAGGCGCCGGAGCGTGGTTTGCCCTGGACCCCGCCCGGCTCCAGGTACACACGCCGGAGTGGACGTTTGCGCGGGAAGAATTGGGCCGGTTTTGACAATGTGGCGTAAGCTTTAGCTTTGCTACGGTTGCGCCATCGGCCACTTCGCCGGAACTTTCCGGAGGCGCGCATCAGCAGCAAACAGGCAAGCTGCGGCTCTGGCTGTAGCAGCGGCACTTGATTCGCATCCTTCCTAATTCACAGCACAACTGAAAGAAAGCGCAGCTAAGCTGAAGCGTGTGCCACATGCCTATGAAAAAGAAACTGGTGGCCCTGACCGGGGCCGGTATTTCGGCGGAAAGCGGGCTGGCCACGTTCCGGGGCTCGGATGGGCTCTGGGAAGGGCACCGCATCGAGGACGTGGCCTCGCCCGAGGGCTGGGCCCGCAACCCGGCCCTGGTGCTCGACTTCTACAACCAGCGCCGGGCCGCCGCCCGCGCCGCCCTGCCCAACGCCGGCCACGTGGCGCTGGTAGAGTTGGAAAAGGACTTCGACGTGGTAGTGGTGACGCAAAACGTGGATGACTTGCACGAGCGGGCCGGCTCCTCACGCGTCATGCACGTGCACGGCAAGCTGCTGGAGGCCCGCAGCTCCTACTTCGACCAGCTGGTGTACCCCATGACCTCGGACCGAATTGAGCTGGGCGACTTGTGCGAGCGGGGTACCCAGCTGCGCCCCAACATCGTGTGGTTTGGCGAGGCCGTGCCCCTGATGGAGCGCGCCATCGAGGAAGCCGCCACCGCCGACGTGTTTTTGGTGGTGGGCACCTCGTTGCAGGTATATCCGGCGGCGGGCCTGGTCAACTACGTGCGCCGCGACGTGCCGATTTACATTATTGACCCCAGTCGCCCGCCGGTGGTGTCACGCCCCAACCTGCACTTCATCACCGAACCCGCCTCCACGGGTGTACCGCGGGTGGCGGCGGAGCTGCGCGGGCAGGTATCCCAGGGCTAAAACTCTGGGCCAGGTAGGACTCAACAACTCCCGCTGACACCTAAAAGCTGGGCCTGACTAGAAAGCTAATCCCTCGATTTCACCATTTCACCACCTCACCACGTGGCTTCCATCATCGGGCACTGCGCCTTGGGCGCTACGCTGGGCAAGCTGCTCTTGCCGGAGCGGCGGCACTGGCCTTATTGGCTGCTGGCCGCCGCCTGCGCCTTCCTGCCCGATGCCGACGTGGTGGGCTTCAAGCTGCACGTGGCCTACGGCAGTCTGTGGGGGCACCGCAGGCTGAGCCATTCGCTGCTAGCTGCGGCGGTAGTGGCCACGGCTCTGGTGGGGCTGTTGGCCTGGCGCCCACCGGCTGCCCCTCCCCCGCCGCCCCGATTGTGGCTGCTCCTGTTTCTGGCCACGGCCTCGCACGGCGTGCTCGACGCCATGACGACGGGCGGCCTGGGAGTGGCGTTTTTTAGCCCTTTTGCCCCTGAGCGGTACTTTTTCGGCTTTCGGCCCATTGCGGTGTCGCCGATTGGGGTGCGCAATTTTGTGGGCGAGTGGGCGACGCGGGTGCTCCGCAGTGAGCTGCAATGGGTGCTGCTGCCGTGTCTGCTGCTGCTGTTGAGTCAGGCGGGGTGGCGGCGGCTGGGTAGGCGGGCGGCGCGCGAGTAGCGCGGTTGAGGTGGTTGAGGAGGCGGTTCCGGGACGCGGAACTGCCCTACTTTGTTTGCCCTTTGTCAGGTGCTGATTACAGACCGCGGCATGTTTGCTCTCTGGCTTTTAGGCTCAAGAACAGCCAGGCTTCGGCAGGGACACAACAGGTCTTGAAGTAGCCGCGACGCAAGGATTTTGAGGATGTTCTGGCAGTATAGCGCGAAACCTCAACCCCAAATCTTGCACTTCACTTCAGCTTGCGCCCGGCTGCGTCGGAGGTATCTTTAGATAAGATCCTCAACCTCACACCCAAACGCTATGAAAACTTTTTACTTGCTGCTCGGCGCCTTGTGCGCCGGAGGGCTCGGCCTTGCCCTTCCCTGCGCCGCCCAGCAACCAGGGCCTCCGGTGCAAGCCGCTGCTCCGCTCCGGACGCGCCCCATCAGCCACGGCCCCAAGCAGCTGCCAGCCCCGGCAGCTCAGCGCCGCGCCGCCCACGCCGCGGCGGCCCACGCCGGCCCGGCTGGCACTACGTACTTCGTCAGCCCCGGCGGCAACGACGCCAGCGCCGGCACCTCACCCGCTCAGGCCTGGCGGAGTATCGGGAAAGTAAACGCCGTGGACTTCCGGCCCGGCGACCGAATCTTGCTGGAAGGCGGGCAAACATTTGCCGGCAATCTGTACTTCGATGCGGCCGACTCCAGCACCGCCGCCCGACCCATTGTGCTGGGCTCCTACGGCCGCGGCCGGGCCATCGTGGATGCGGGTACCGGCACGGGCGTGTTTGTGTACAACCGGGCCGGCTTTGAGGTGGCGAACCTGAACGTGCGCGGGTCGGGCGGCGCCACCAACCGGGGCGACGGCATCCTGTTCTACGCCGATTTGCCCGGCGGCGCGAAGCTCGACTACCTGCGCGTGCGCCTCGTGGACGTGAGCGGCTTCCGCTACGGAGGCATTGTGGTGGGCGCCTACCCCGCCGACGCCACCAAAACCGGCTACCGCGACGTGCGCATCACCTTGTCGAGCGCCCACGATAATTTCGACGCCGGCATTGTGTCGTACGGCTACTACAGCAACGGCACCATTCCCGGCTACGCCCACCAGAATTTCTACGTGGGCTATTGCCGGGCCTACAACAACACCGGCATTGCCGACAAAGGCAATAACTCCGGCAACGGCATCGTGCTCAGCGACATCGACGGCGGCGTGATTGAGCGGTGCGTGGCCCACGACAACGGCATCAACAACGGCAACCCCGGCGGCGGGCCCGTAGGCATCTGGTCCTGGGAAAGCAACCGCATGACCATCCAATACAACGAATCCTACCGCAACCGCACCAGCACCATCGACGGCGGAGGCTTCGACCTGGACGGGGGCGTGACCAACTCGGTGATGCAGTACAACTACTCCCACGACAACGACGGGGCCGGCTACCTGCTCTACCAGTTTACCGGCGCCCGGCCCTTCTACTCGAACACCGTGCGCTACAACATCAGCCAGAACGACGGCCGGCGCGGGGGCTACGGGGGCGTGTACACCGGCGGAGGCATCCGCAACGTGGACGTGTACCAGAATACCATCTTCGTGAGCCCCGCCGCCGGCGCCGACCCGCGGCCGGTACGCGTGGAAGAAGGCTCGGACAGCATCCGGTTTCGCAACAACATCTTCCAAACCACCGGCGGCGTGCCGCTGCTGCGCGTGGTGGCCAGCGCCACGGGCATCATCTTCCAGGGCAATGCCTACTGGAGCAGCGGCGAGGCCTTCCGCATTGAGTGGGCTGGCACTACTTACGCTAGCCTAGCGGCCTGGCGGGCCGCCACCGGCCAGGAACGCCTGAATGGCACCAA
This region of Hymenobacter sp. YIM 151500-1 genomic DNA includes:
- the topA gene encoding type I DNA topoisomerase; translated protein: MVKNLVIVESPAKAKTIEGYLGKDFIVKSSFGHVRDLPKDNNAIDIANGFKPTYVVSADKREVISQLKKLAKEAETVWLASDDDREGEAISWHLAETLNLNDQKTRRIVFREITKNAILNAIASPREIDLNLVNAQQARRVLDRLVGFELSPVLWKKVKAGLSAGRVQSVAVRLVVEREREINQFKTTSAYRVVARFDAGRGAVLEAELPTRFKTREEAEQFLARCIGATYRIENLEKKPGKRSPAPPFTTSTLQQEASRKLGFSVAQTMSVAQKLYEAGKISYMRTDSVNLSQDALAAARDAISQAYGPEYAHTRQFKTKSASAQEAHEAIRPTDFALTKAGADSQEQRLYDLIRKRALASQMADAVVERTVATISISTQPGTTLTATGEVITFEGFLKAYAESKDEDEQDEAAESSFSRGLPPLTVGQALPLQQLRATERYAQPPARYTEASLVKKLEEMGIGRPSTYAPTISTIQKRGYVEKDSREGKERKFHVLTLDGNQVKTEVKTETFGADKAKLFPTDTAMVVNDFLVEHFPVIVDYQFTAKVEDEFDRIADGLEEWTDMLAGFYGTFHETVERGQDIERSTLGSTRVIGEHPETAQKITARLGRFGPYVQIEPREGSDEKAVYASLRKGQFIENITLDEALDLFKLPRIVGQYEDQDMTAALGRFGPYIRHDGKFYSLTKEQDPHTITAQEAIDLIEAKRKADAERLIKEFPERPDVQVLNGRFGPYIVVGKKNVKIPKGEEPAGLTLERCLELAEATPDKPAKGGRFVKKAAPAAEEKADTPAKKPAAAKAKKPAAKKAAGTTAKKASSKAK
- a CDS encoding CPBP family intramembrane glutamic endopeptidase codes for the protein MRKSAPWALLSVARCPARPIKGLSRPLYYERNSVFTYLTSSAMLPYRPLGFAQSVLYFGVSALLFRLSVYLLLPFLLASGVAAFTSFLISYSVPLSAFILATVGLVAQEKNLPHWRARLRFSPLTGRQVLLCLGLFVLSFLLTGLLLPTARYLAAIPQLAPPDFLPDLLNPNAAAPGGAPTTFMGVTLKGAYWVIPVYFIFLTFFNILGEEIWFRGYLLPRQELVWGGRTWLYHGIFWCLFHTPIYPWTIVYLLPTTLAVSYAAQRFRNTWAGFLIHYAGNGVLALIPIILGVLR
- a CDS encoding DUF4846 domain-containing protein: MLVRILAIAMLGSCPLLDKPRRPTAAFFPALADSLQTPAAAPTQYAWLAPGRYAARNSLAARFPAPAGYQRTAVAPGSFGHWLRHLPLLPPGTPVRLYNGQLKSRQDVHAAVLDLDVGQQDLQQCADAVIRLRAEYLFSQDPARIHFQLTSGHDIAFPQWCAGTGFRVVGADDVQPASKVAEAPTHAALRRYLVQIFSYAGTRSLARELQPVPLAQVQPGDVLIQAGSPGHAVLVLDVAVQPTTGQRVALLAQSYMPAQQVHVLKAGPQPGAGAWFALDPARLQVHTPEWTFAREELGRF
- a CDS encoding SIR2 family NAD-dependent protein deacylase translates to MPMKKKLVALTGAGISAESGLATFRGSDGLWEGHRIEDVASPEGWARNPALVLDFYNQRRAAARAALPNAGHVALVELEKDFDVVVVTQNVDDLHERAGSSRVMHVHGKLLEARSSYFDQLVYPMTSDRIELGDLCERGTQLRPNIVWFGEAVPLMERAIEEAATADVFLVVGTSLQVYPAAGLVNYVRRDVPIYIIDPSRPPVVSRPNLHFITEPASTGVPRVAAELRGQVSQG
- a CDS encoding metal-dependent hydrolase; amino-acid sequence: MASIIGHCALGATLGKLLLPERRHWPYWLLAAACAFLPDADVVGFKLHVAYGSLWGHRRLSHSLLAAAVVATALVGLLAWRPPAAPPPPPRLWLLLFLATASHGVLDAMTTGGLGVAFFSPFAPERYFFGFRPIAVSPIGVRNFVGEWATRVLRSELQWVLLPCLLLLLSQAGWRRLGRRAARE
- a CDS encoding right-handed parallel beta-helix repeat-containing protein, which codes for MKTFYLLLGALCAGGLGLALPCAAQQPGPPVQAAAPLRTRPISHGPKQLPAPAAQRRAAHAAAAHAGPAGTTYFVSPGGNDASAGTSPAQAWRSIGKVNAVDFRPGDRILLEGGQTFAGNLYFDAADSSTAARPIVLGSYGRGRAIVDAGTGTGVFVYNRAGFEVANLNVRGSGGATNRGDGILFYADLPGGAKLDYLRVRLVDVSGFRYGGIVVGAYPADATKTGYRDVRITLSSAHDNFDAGIVSYGYYSNGTIPGYAHQNFYVGYCRAYNNTGIADKGNNSGNGIVLSDIDGGVIERCVAHDNGINNGNPGGGPVGIWSWESNRMTIQYNESYRNRTSTIDGGGFDLDGGVTNSVMQYNYSHDNDGAGYLLYQFTGARPFYSNTVRYNISQNDGRRGGYGGVYTGGGIRNVDVYQNTIFVSPAAGADPRPVRVEEGSDSIRFRNNIFQTTGGVPLLRVVASATGIIFQGNAYWSSGEAFRIEWAGTTYASLAAWRAATGQERLNGTNTGLSADPQLLAPGAGRTLDNALLLPTLTAYLLRPTSPLIDAGVDLRAVGLNPGPRDFYGTPVPRGRTFDIGAHEAYFGRFTLPNLLTVVSSQPNPFTESTTITYSLAAPARVQLEVFDGYGRRVAVLVDAHQAAGRQQALFAAPASLPGGLYHYRLTAGGSTHTGHLQLER